GACGATCCCCGCCCTGCAGGACGGCTCGATCAACCTCATCCCGGAGTACAACGGCAACCTGCTGGCCTACTACGACACGGCCTACGAGGAGCGGACGACCGAGGACGTCGACGCCGCGCTGCCGGATGCCGTGGGTGCAGACGATCTGCAGGTGCTCGACTCGGCTGAGGCCGAGGACAAGGACGCCTACGTCGTGACGAAGAAGACCGCCGAGGAGAACGACCTCACGGCCATCGGCGACCTGAAGGCGCTGGAGCCCTTCTCGCTCGCCTCGAACCCGCAGTTCGGCGAGCTCGGGTACGGCATCCCGGGCCTCCGCGACGTCTACGGGGTCGGCACCGAAGCCGGTCAGGTCACGTTCGTCCCGTACGAGGACTTCGGCGGCCCCGACACCGTGCAGGCGCTCGTCGACGGCACGGTGCAGGTGGCGGACATCTACACGACCTCTCCGGCGATCAAGTCCGAGGATCTCGTCGTGCTCGACGACCCCGAGAACATGATCTCGGCGCAGAACGTCATCCCGCTGCTCTCGAAGGACATCTACACCGACAAGCTCGCCGAGGTGCTCAACGCGATCTCGGCGAAGCTCACCACCGACGACCTGATCGAGCTGCGCGACCGGGTCGAGGGCGACGAGAAGGCCTCGGCATCGACGGCGGCGGAAGAGTGGCTCACCGCCGCAGGCCTGCTCGACAAGTGACCGTGCGGACGGATCGGGCGTCCCTCACCTGATCGACGCCTGATCCGATCGAAGCCCCGCTGCCGCACCGGCAGCGGGGCTTCGCCGTATCATGGCGATCATGAGTGCCTCTTCCGACGACCCCGCCGGACCCGACACGCCCCACCACGACGCCGCGCCCGACGGAGGCGTCGATCTCGACGACGCGGTGTCGCGTGTCGAGCACGAGCTGGGGCGGCTCTTCGCCCGCATCCGCGTGAGCTGGCGGGAGGCGGCGCAGACCGTGCATCCCGACCTCCAGCCCCTCGGATACCAGGTGCTGACCTCGATCGCGACCGGCAAGGCGACGTCGGCCGGTGCGATCATCGAACGACTGCAGACCGACAAGACCGCCGTCAGTCGCCAGGTGCGGCAGCTCGAGCAGCTCGGGCTGGTCGAGAGCGTGCGGGATCCCGACGATCGGCGAGCGCGGGTTCTCGTCGCGACCGCACTCGCTCAGGAGAAGGTCACGGCCGCGCGCTCGCGCTATGAAGCCCGACTGGCCGCGCGACTCGGCCAGTGGTCGCAGGCCGACCTCGATCGCTTCGCCGAGATGCTCTCGGAACTCGGTGGCGGGGCATCCGACGGTGCGGACGGCAAGACTCCGGCATCCTGACCGGGAATACGCGACGAGCGACGCGACTTGACCCTCACTGTGAGTCTTTACGAGCCCGCCGTCTTCGGCGCCCTTCCGCTGTCCAACCGCGTCGTCATGGCGCCACTGACCCGCACCCGTGCAGACGATGACGGCGTGCCCACCGAGACGATGGTGGAGTACTACCGTCAGCGCGCGGGGCAGGGTCTCATCCTCACCGAGGGCACGTGGCCCGCGGCCGAGGGCAAGTCGTACCCTGGACAGCCCGGCATCGTGACGCCCGCGCAGATCGAGGGCTGGCGTCGCATCGCCGACGCCGTGCACGAAGAGGGCGGCACGATCGTGATGCAGCTCATGCACGGCGGTCGCGTCTCGCACCCGGCGATCTCCGGAGAACCCCGCGTGGTCGCGCCGAGCGCTCTCGCCGCTCCCGGTCAGACGCACACGCCCGAGGGCAAGGTCGACATGCCGGTCGCGCACGCTCTGACCCTCGACGAGATCCCCGAGGTCGTCGAGCAGTTCGTGCAGGCCGCGCGCAACGCGATCGCCGCGGGTCTCGACGGCGTCGAGGTGCACGGGGCCAACGGCTACCTGGTGCAGGAGTTCCTCTCGCCCGTGTCGAACGTCCGTGACGACCGGTACGGCGGGTCTCCGCAGAACCGTGCGCGCTTCGCGATCGAGGTCACCACGGCCGTCGCCGAGGCCGTCGGCGGCGACCGGACGAGCATTCGCCTGTCGCCGCAGCACAACATCCAGGGCGTCCTCGAGGAGGACGACGCCGACGCGCTCGCCACCTACCTCGCCGTGGCCGACGGGCTCCGCCCGCTGGGCCTCGCCTTCGTCGACATCCTGAACGCCGCCCCCACGGGAGAGCTCGTCCAGCGCATCCGCCGCGCGCTCGGTGCACCCCTGGTCATCAACTCGGGCTTCGGCGTCGTCACGAGCCGGGAAGAGGCCGAAGGCCTCGTCGCCGACGGATGGGCGGATGCCGTCGCCGTCGGCCGCCCCGTGATCGCCAACCCCGACCTGGTCGAGCGCTGGCGTCAGGGGGCCGACCTCAACGAGGCGCGGCCCGCGCTGTTCTACGGCCGCACCGGTGAGGGCTACACCGACTACCCCTCGCTCGAGACGGTGCGCGCCGACGCCTGAGCGGAGAACGCCTGTCGGATCCCGAACCTGAGCGATCCGACAGGCCGGGCGCGTAGCCTGAACCCCATGACGCTCATGAAAGCTCGCACCGCCGCCGAGGTCGTCGACTGGCGACGCCGTGTGTTCGCCCTGTATGACGCCGTCCGGCAGGCGGAATCGCCGGAGGAGGCGCACGAGCTCTGGCGCATCGAACGCGACGACCTCATGCTGCATCACCCGGCGACTCCGCTGCGTGCGGGCGACAGGGCCCTGTTCGAAGGGCTGCCCATCGCCTCGTACGATCCGCAGTGGCGTTTCGAGCTGCCGATCCTGCCCGCCGATCCCGGCGGATTCGACTTCGCGACCGGAACCGACGGCGTCGTGCCGTTCGAGCGCATCGGCAGGGTGGAGATCCCCGACACCGGCTCTCTCGACATCTGGCGCCTGACGACCTATGGCGGGGGATTGTTCATCCCGGTGCGCGACGCGCTGGCCGGACGCCCCGGCGGCACTTACGGGGGCGGCCGCTACCTGATCGACACGATCAAGGGCGCAGACCTCGGATCGGATGCCGAGCGCGGCACGATCGTCCTCGATTTCAACTTCGCCTACAACCCGTCGTGCGCCTATGATCCGGCATGGGCCTGCCCTCTGGCGCAGCCGGGCAACGTGCTGCCGGTGGCGGTTCCGGTGGGCGAGACGTACGCCGGCACCGCCGACTGACCGCCCGGGTCAGCGCCGGACGCGCGCCCGCGTCTTCGCGACGCTGCTGAGCGTGGCTCGGACCGGCGTGCCCAGGTAGAGGCCGAGCGAGGCGCCGGAGGCGAGCCCGATCCCGATCACGGCGGCGCCGATCAGCGATCCGCCGGTACCGACCACGCCGCTCTGCGTCCCCACGGCGTGCACCATCTCGAGCAGCCCCTGGAACACCGCGACACCGGGCACCAGGGGGACGATGGCGGCGGTCGTGACGGCGACCGACGGCACATGCAGGTTGCGGGCGATGAGCATGCCGATGAAGCTCGAGGCCAGCGCGCCGATCGCGCTCGCCGCGGCCGGATGCAGGTTGAGACCGGTCATCGCCGTGTAGCCGGCGATGGTGACGGCGCTCAGAAGCGCGCTGACGAGGATGATCCTGAGGCCGGCGCCGTTGAAGACCGCGACGGCGATCGCCACGATGATCGCGCCCGCGAACTGGTTCACCAGCGGCCCGAAGGGGGCGGGATCATCGGGGAGTCCCATGGTGAAGCCGAACACCTTGCCGAGCTCGAGTCCGACGAGGATGCCGATCACCACGCCGAGCGTCTGCATCGTGAGATCGAGGATGCGTCCGCCTGCGGTCAGCGCGAAGCCGTCGATCGCGTCCTGCGCGGCGCCGACCACGGTGAGCCCGGCGAGCATGAGCACGATTCCGGACGCCACGATGATCGAGGGGCGGATGCCGACGAACGGCTCGATCCCGGCCGCGCCGAGCGCCGACACCGCCACGGCGACGATCGTGGTCACGAATCCACCGGCGATCTGGCTGAAGAAGAGGGGGACCCTGATGCGGGCGAGGCCGGCCTGGGTCAGTGCGGCGCAGAGAGCGGCCACGAAGGTGAGCCCGACGACGATCGGCGATGCTCCCAGCATGATGCTGACGCCGACGGCCAGCAGCGCCCTGGCCACGATCACCACCGGCTGCTGGTAGCGGAAGGGGAGCCGGCGCAGCGCCTTGAAGGCGATGCGAGCGGATTCGAGGTCGAGCCCGTCGTCGATGTCGGCGACGAGTGCCTGCACCCGCTGCAGCTTCGCATGATCGGGGGCGGCGACGCGCACGACGCGGACGAGGGTCTCGGGCCAGACCTCGCCGCTCAGGTGGAACGAGACGGTGATCGAGTTGTAGGTGACGTCGACCTGCACGTCGCGCATGCCGTACGCCGCGCAGATGCGGGTGATGGCGAGGGTCACCTCGTGCGCCGACGCGCCCACTCCGAACATCGATTCGCCGATGCGGGTGGCGAGATCGAGGACCCGCGGCACCGTGCGCTCGTCGATGACGGGCATGGCCTCGGTGAGGGCCACGGCCGACGGATCGGTGTGCAGGACTCTGCGCACGGAGGCGAGCAGTCGCCGTGGGGGATTCTGGGCCATAGCCTCATTCTCCCGCCTCGGAGACGCGTGTTCCGGCGACCCGCAGGACTGCGAGCGGATCGTCGGGACGACGTCAGGCGAAGGCCGGGGTCGGTGCCTTCTGGACCGGCGCGGAGGCGGGCTCCGAAGGCTCCGGGACCAGGTAGAGGCCGCTGGGGGCGTTCGCGGTGAACGCGAGAGCCTCGATCCAGTTGCGGTTGATCGAGGGCTGCCTGCTGCCGCTGTACTTGAACACGAGCGAGCTGCCGGCGTGCACCCATACGGTCGTGCGTCCGCCGCCCACGCTCATGTCCTCGCGCCAGGTGAACGAGAACGGCTCACCGCGACGCAGCTTGGTGGTGATGACCAGCTGCAGGTGCGTCAGCGCCCGGTCCTCGATCTCCGCCTTGACGCTTCCTTCATAGACGAGCTTGCCCATCGTGATCTCCTCAGTTCGCCACGGAACCCGTGCCACGCGGTGCAATCAGGATGATCACTGGCGGTATTCCAGCTTCCCACAGATACCCACCCCTCGGGCTGCGATCTCTCTCAGGATCAGTGCGCATGGCGTGACGTCGGCACCCGGGTCGAGCGTCTGTCAACCCTCTGTGCCGATCCGCCGGCGGGTGTGGAGTCTGGAAGACCGGTGAACGACGAGGAGGACGCACGATGAAGGCACTCACCTGGCAGGGCACCCGCTCCGTGGCGGTCGAGGAGGTGCCGGATCCCGTGATCGAGCATCCGACGGATGCGATCGTGCGGATCACCTCCTCGGCGATCTGCGGCTCGGATCTGCACCTGTACGAACTCCTCGGGCCGTTCCTCGACCGGGGCGACATCCTCGGTCACGAGCCCATGGGCGTCGTGGTGGAGGTCGGCGGCGCGGTGAAGGACCTGGCCGTCGGAGACCGTGTCGTGGTGCCGTTCACCATCTCCTGCGGGCACTGCTTCTTCTGCCTGCGCGGCCTGCAGTCGCAGTGCGAGACGACCCAGGTCACGGAGTACGGCAGCGGAGCCTCGCTCTTCGGTTACACCAAGCTCTACGGGCAGGTGCCCGGTGGACAGGCGGAGTACCTGCGCGTGCCGCTCGCGGACTACAACCACATCAAGGTCGCTTCTGACCTCCCCGATGAGCGCTACCTGTTCCTCAGCGACATCCTGCCGACGGCGTGGCAGGGCGTGGAGTACGCGGAGGTCCCCGAGGGCGGCACTCTCGCCGTGATGGGTCTGGGCCCGGTCGGCCAGTTCGTGGCGCGGATCGGCACGCACCGCGGATACCGTGTGCTCGCCGTCGACCCGGTCGCCGAGCGGCGCGAGATGGCCGCACGACACGGCGCCGAGGTCTTCGACCTCACCGACGACATCGTCGAGGAGCTGAGGGACCTCACGGGCGGGCGAGGTGCGGATGCCGCCGTCGACGCCGTCGGCATGGAGGCTCACGGAAACCCTGGCGTCTCGCTCGTGCAGAAGGCGGTGGGCCTGCTCCCCGATGCGGCGGCCCGGCAGGTCTTCGACAAGGCGGGCATCGATCGCCTCGCCGCGCTGTATTCGTCGATCGACGTCGTACGACGCGGAGGGACGGTGTCTCTGAGCGGCGTGTATGCGGGAGATGCCGACATCCTGCCGATGAAGACCATGTTCGACAAGCAGATCAGCCTGCGCATGGGGCAGTGCAACGTGAAGCGCTGGATCGACGACCTGATGCCCCTGGTCGAGGACCTCGCGGATCCGCTGGGCGTGATGGACCTCACCACCCACACCGCGCCGCTCGAGGACGCACCGAAGCTGTACGAGACCTTCCAGCGCAAGGAGGACGGCTGCATCAAGGTGGTGCTGCAGCCCTCCACGGTGTGACGGTCAGGCGGCCCCGTACGACGGGGCCGCCTGATCCCGTCCCACCCGCCCGCGGACGAAGAACAGTGCGATGAGCCCGACCACGATCACCGCGGGATTCCCGACGCCCGCGAGCGAGCTCAGGGCTCCTTCCACCGGGTAGGCGGTGTGCAGGAAGATGCTGGGGTCCGTGCTCGCGTGCAGCAGGATCGGCGCGATGATCGTTCCCGTCACCCGCATCGCGAGGTACATGCAGACACCGAAGGCGAACGTGTAGACGAGCTGGAACAGTGTCGCGGGCAGCGACTGGCCCGTGAGGAGGTTGCCGGCGTGCAGCGCCGCGAACAGCGCCGACGAGATCGCCGCCACGACGATCTCGCGCTGCCCGGCCCGGCGGAGCAGCGTGACCACGAGTCCCCGGGTGAGCACCTCCTCGGCGAAGCCGATGAAGAGTCCCGTGAGCAGCCAGGTCGCGACGACCTGCGTCCCCGCGGCGCCGTAGTCGAACGAGAGCAGATGCAGCACGTTGAACAGGAGCACCACGGCGACAGCGATCCACATCCAGCCGCGCCCGCGGATCGGCTGCGGACGGAAGAGCTGATGCAGCCAGCCGACCGACGCGGCGAAGCCGATCAGGAGCAGGCATCCGATCAGGATCGGCGCGGCGTAGAAGACGAGGATGCCCGCTGCGCTGCCCGGATCGTCGATCTGCGTG
The sequence above is a segment of the Microbacterium sp. Root553 genome. Coding sequences within it:
- a CDS encoding ABC transporter substrate-binding protein codes for the protein MTSRARKTWLTASLLAVSTTIALAGCATSDPTSSGGGDAAEGDAIIVGSFAFPESEILGEIYAQALEAEGFDVSTKFNIGPRQQTIPALQDGSINLIPEYNGNLLAYYDTAYEERTTEDVDAALPDAVGADDLQVLDSAEAEDKDAYVVTKKTAEENDLTAIGDLKALEPFSLASNPQFGELGYGIPGLRDVYGVGTEAGQVTFVPYEDFGGPDTVQALVDGTVQVADIYTTSPAIKSEDLVVLDDPENMISAQNVIPLLSKDIYTDKLAEVLNAISAKLTTDDLIELRDRVEGDEKASASTAAEEWLTAAGLLDK
- a CDS encoding MarR family winged helix-turn-helix transcriptional regulator, with translation MSASSDDPAGPDTPHHDAAPDGGVDLDDAVSRVEHELGRLFARIRVSWREAAQTVHPDLQPLGYQVLTSIATGKATSAGAIIERLQTDKTAVSRQVRQLEQLGLVESVRDPDDRRARVLVATALAQEKVTAARSRYEARLAARLGQWSQADLDRFAEMLSELGGGASDGADGKTPAS
- a CDS encoding alkene reductase, with the translated sequence MSLYEPAVFGALPLSNRVVMAPLTRTRADDDGVPTETMVEYYRQRAGQGLILTEGTWPAAEGKSYPGQPGIVTPAQIEGWRRIADAVHEEGGTIVMQLMHGGRVSHPAISGEPRVVAPSALAAPGQTHTPEGKVDMPVAHALTLDEIPEVVEQFVQAARNAIAAGLDGVEVHGANGYLVQEFLSPVSNVRDDRYGGSPQNRARFAIEVTTAVAEAVGGDRTSIRLSPQHNIQGVLEEDDADALATYLAVADGLRPLGLAFVDILNAAPTGELVQRIRRALGAPLVINSGFGVVTSREEAEGLVADGWADAVAVGRPVIANPDLVERWRQGADLNEARPALFYGRTGEGYTDYPSLETVRADA
- a CDS encoding DUF1684 domain-containing protein, whose translation is MTLMKARTAAEVVDWRRRVFALYDAVRQAESPEEAHELWRIERDDLMLHHPATPLRAGDRALFEGLPIASYDPQWRFELPILPADPGGFDFATGTDGVVPFERIGRVEIPDTGSLDIWRLTTYGGGLFIPVRDALAGRPGGTYGGGRYLIDTIKGADLGSDAERGTIVLDFNFAYNPSCAYDPAWACPLAQPGNVLPVAVPVGETYAGTAD
- a CDS encoding threonine/serine ThrE exporter family protein gives rise to the protein MAQNPPRRLLASVRRVLHTDPSAVALTEAMPVIDERTVPRVLDLATRIGESMFGVGASAHEVTLAITRICAAYGMRDVQVDVTYNSITVSFHLSGEVWPETLVRVVRVAAPDHAKLQRVQALVADIDDGLDLESARIAFKALRRLPFRYQQPVVIVARALLAVGVSIMLGASPIVVGLTFVAALCAALTQAGLARIRVPLFFSQIAGGFVTTIVAVAVSALGAAGIEPFVGIRPSIIVASGIVLMLAGLTVVGAAQDAIDGFALTAGGRILDLTMQTLGVVIGILVGLELGKVFGFTMGLPDDPAPFGPLVNQFAGAIIVAIAVAVFNGAGLRIILVSALLSAVTIAGYTAMTGLNLHPAAASAIGALASSFIGMLIARNLHVPSVAVTTAAIVPLVPGVAVFQGLLEMVHAVGTQSGVVGTGGSLIGAAVIGIGLASGASLGLYLGTPVRATLSSVAKTRARVRR
- a CDS encoding DUF7882 family protein, which encodes MGKLVYEGSVKAEIEDRALTHLQLVITTKLRRGEPFSFTWREDMSVGGGRTTVWVHAGSSLVFKYSGSRQPSINRNWIEALAFTANAPSGLYLVPEPSEPASAPVQKAPTPAFA
- a CDS encoding zinc-dependent alcohol dehydrogenase yields the protein MKALTWQGTRSVAVEEVPDPVIEHPTDAIVRITSSAICGSDLHLYELLGPFLDRGDILGHEPMGVVVEVGGAVKDLAVGDRVVVPFTISCGHCFFCLRGLQSQCETTQVTEYGSGASLFGYTKLYGQVPGGQAEYLRVPLADYNHIKVASDLPDERYLFLSDILPTAWQGVEYAEVPEGGTLAVMGLGPVGQFVARIGTHRGYRVLAVDPVAERREMAARHGAEVFDLTDDIVEELRDLTGGRGADAAVDAVGMEAHGNPGVSLVQKAVGLLPDAAARQVFDKAGIDRLAALYSSIDVVRRGGTVSLSGVYAGDADILPMKTMFDKQISLRMGQCNVKRWIDDLMPLVEDLADPLGVMDLTTHTAPLEDAPKLYETFQRKEDGCIKVVLQPSTV
- a CDS encoding CPBP family intramembrane glutamic endopeptidase, whose product is MSEATRSGWTRFWDRGGWWRAVVLVVVYFVLYNGLSLLLTPLATQIDDPGSAAGILVFYAAPILIGCLLLIGFAASVGWLHQLFRPQPIRGRGWMWIAVAVVLLFNVLHLLSFDYGAAGTQVVATWLLTGLFIGFAEEVLTRGLVVTLLRRAGQREIVVAAISSALFAALHAGNLLTGQSLPATLFQLVYTFAFGVCMYLAMRVTGTIIAPILLHASTDPSIFLHTAYPVEGALSSLAGVGNPAVIVVGLIALFFVRGRVGRDQAAPSYGAA